In a single window of the Bradyrhizobium sp. ORS 285 genome:
- the rpsD gene encoding 30S ribosomal protein S4 — protein sequence MTKRSEAKYKIDRRMGQNIWGRPKSPVNRREYGPGQHGQRRKGKLSDFGVQLRAKQKLKGYYANISERQFHGIYVEAGRLKGDTGENLIGILERRLDTVVFRAKFVSTMFAARQFINHGHIKVNGRKVNIASYQVKPGDVIEVKEASKQLAVVLEASQLAERDVPDYIEVDHSKMTAKFIRIPALSDVPFAVQMEPHLIVEFYSR from the coding sequence ATGACTAAGCGCAGTGAGGCGAAGTACAAGATCGATCGCCGCATGGGCCAGAACATTTGGGGCCGCCCGAAGAGCCCCGTCAACCGCCGCGAATACGGCCCCGGCCAGCACGGCCAGCGCCGCAAGGGCAAGCTCTCCGACTTCGGCGTGCAGCTGCGCGCCAAGCAGAAGCTGAAGGGCTACTACGCCAACATCTCCGAGCGCCAGTTCCACGGCATCTATGTCGAGGCCGGCCGTCTCAAGGGCGACACCGGCGAGAACCTGATCGGCATTCTCGAGCGCCGTCTCGACACCGTGGTGTTCCGCGCCAAGTTCGTCTCGACGATGTTCGCCGCACGCCAGTTCATCAACCACGGCCACATCAAGGTGAACGGCCGCAAGGTCAACATCGCGAGCTACCAGGTCAAGCCGGGCGACGTGATCGAGGTCAAGGAAGCCTCGAAGCAGCTCGCCGTGGTGCTCGAAGCCAGCCAGCTCGCCGAGCGTGACGTGCCGGACTACATCGAGGTCGATCACTCCAAGATGACCGCGAAGTTCATCCGCATCCCCGCGCTGTCGGACGTGCCGTTCGCGGTGCAGATGGAGCCGCATCTGATCGTCGAGTTCTACTCGCGCTGA
- a CDS encoding low specificity L-threonine aldolase: protein MYYTPPPRDPKAPPVRVNLLSDTQTRPTPAMREAMARAEVGDEQIGDDPTVHELTARVAALMGKEAAVLMPSGTMCNVAATLVHCRPGDEILAHETAHIISREGGAHAALGGFQVTQLKGLDGQFTPETFRAALHPRSRYQPPQTVVSVEQTANIGGGTIWKKAALDEIAEIAKANGMATHMDGARLLNATVATGISAAEMTAGWDSAWIDFSKGLGAPIGGVLAGSAAFIDEVWRWKQRLGGAMRQAGVVAAACIYALDHHVDRLAEDHANARALARGLSQIQGIEVQEPETNLVFFKPDGAGVSGDKMVSELRKRGVLLAMMDGRIRACTHLDVSAAMIEETIGHVREIVRGA, encoded by the coding sequence ATGTATTACACCCCGCCCCCGCGCGATCCCAAGGCGCCGCCCGTGCGCGTCAATTTGTTGTCGGATACGCAGACGCGCCCGACTCCCGCGATGCGCGAGGCGATGGCGCGGGCCGAGGTCGGCGACGAGCAGATCGGCGATGATCCGACCGTGCACGAGCTCACCGCCCGCGTCGCCGCGCTCATGGGCAAGGAAGCCGCGGTGCTGATGCCGTCGGGCACGATGTGCAACGTCGCGGCGACCTTGGTGCACTGTCGCCCCGGCGACGAGATCCTGGCGCATGAGACCGCGCACATCATCTCGCGCGAGGGCGGCGCGCATGCCGCGCTCGGTGGTTTCCAGGTGACACAGCTCAAGGGGCTCGACGGCCAGTTCACGCCGGAGACGTTCCGCGCCGCGCTGCATCCGCGTTCACGTTATCAGCCGCCGCAAACCGTGGTCAGCGTCGAGCAAACCGCCAATATCGGCGGCGGCACGATCTGGAAGAAGGCTGCGCTCGATGAGATCGCTGAGATCGCCAAGGCGAATGGCATGGCGACGCATATGGACGGCGCGCGGCTGCTCAATGCCACCGTGGCGACCGGCATCTCGGCGGCCGAGATGACCGCCGGCTGGGATTCCGCCTGGATCGACTTTTCCAAGGGCCTGGGCGCACCGATCGGCGGCGTGCTTGCCGGCAGCGCCGCGTTCATCGACGAGGTCTGGCGCTGGAAGCAGCGGCTCGGCGGCGCGATGCGCCAGGCCGGCGTCGTCGCCGCCGCCTGCATCTACGCGCTCGATCATCACGTTGACCGTCTCGCCGAGGATCACGCCAATGCCCGCGCGCTGGCGCGCGGTCTGTCGCAGATCCAAGGCATCGAAGTGCAGGAGCCCGAGACCAATCTCGTGTTCTTCAAGCCCGACGGCGCCGGCGTCTCCGGCGACAAGATGGTGAGCGAGCTGCGCAAGCGCGGCGTGCTGCTCGCCATGATGGACGGCCGCATCCGCGCCTGCACGCATCTCGATGTGTCAGCCGCGATGATCGAGGAGACGATCGGCCACGTCAGGGAGATCGTCCGCGGCGCATGA
- a CDS encoding serine hydrolase, whose product MDRPVSRRTLLGAFLAAPIWPALARAGISSRRNLDRLRLDQVSAYFRHEVAAGNIPGAVVLVQQHGSPVLLQSFGLRDPATRAPMTEDAIFRIYSMSKPITSVAAMMLVDDGRLRLDDPLSKLIPAFADVKVDGAPLVRPITILDQLRHTSGLTYGFYGETAVRRQYAKARLFDGDIDNAIFVERLARLPLAEQPGTLWDYGHSTDVLGRVIEIVSGLQLYQFEQERLLGPLGMRETAFFLADQGQRGRVAEPSPRDWFDRPIAGLDDPIRPKHWESGGAGMISTISDYARFAQMLLNGGALDGRRYLKPETVALMTRDHVVGAGIRRDDLYFPGAEHGFGLGFSVRLAAKPPLPAGEYGWDGVGGTFFFIDPADDLFVIVMMQAPAQRGRIASDMRQLVYSALVP is encoded by the coding sequence GTGGATCGGCCGGTTTCGCGACGAACGCTGCTCGGCGCCTTTCTCGCGGCGCCGATATGGCCTGCTCTGGCTCGTGCAGGGATATCTTCCCGGCGCAATCTCGATCGGCTGCGCCTCGATCAGGTCTCCGCCTATTTTCGTCACGAGGTTGCCGCCGGCAACATTCCTGGCGCCGTCGTCCTGGTCCAGCAGCACGGCAGTCCGGTCCTGCTGCAGAGCTTCGGCTTGCGCGATCCTGCCACCCGCGCGCCGATGACGGAGGACGCGATCTTCCGCATCTATTCGATGTCGAAGCCGATCACGTCGGTGGCCGCGATGATGCTGGTCGATGACGGCAGGCTGCGGCTCGATGATCCCTTGTCGAAATTGATCCCGGCGTTCGCGGATGTGAAGGTCGATGGCGCGCCGCTCGTGCGTCCGATCACCATCCTCGATCAGCTGCGCCACACCTCCGGTCTCACCTACGGCTTCTATGGCGAGACCGCGGTTCGCCGTCAGTACGCCAAGGCGCGCCTTTTCGATGGTGACATCGACAACGCCATCTTCGTCGAGCGCCTGGCCAGGCTGCCGCTTGCCGAGCAGCCGGGCACGCTGTGGGACTACGGCCACTCGACCGACGTGCTCGGCCGGGTGATCGAAATCGTGTCCGGCCTTCAGCTTTATCAATTCGAGCAGGAGCGGCTGCTCGGTCCGCTCGGCATGCGCGAGACGGCGTTCTTCCTCGCCGACCAGGGCCAGCGTGGCCGCGTCGCCGAGCCGTCGCCGCGCGACTGGTTCGATCGGCCGATCGCAGGCCTCGATGATCCGATCCGTCCGAAGCACTGGGAATCGGGCGGGGCGGGCATGATCAGCACCATCTCGGACTACGCGCGGTTCGCGCAGATGCTGCTGAACGGCGGCGCGCTGGACGGTCGCCGCTACCTTAAGCCTGAGACGGTCGCGCTGATGACGCGGGACCATGTCGTGGGGGCGGGGATTCGTCGTGACGACCTCTATTTTCCTGGCGCCGAGCACGGCTTCGGTCTGGGCTTCTCCGTGCGCCTCGCGGCGAAGCCGCCGTTGCCAGCGGGCGAATATGGCTGGGATGGCGTCGGCGGGACGTTCTTCTTCATCGATCCCGCCGACGACCTTTTCGTGATCGTCATGATGCAGGCGCCTGCACAGCGCGGCCGCATCGCGAGCGACATGCGGCAGCTGGTCTACTCGGCGCTCGTGCCATGA
- a CDS encoding O-acetyl-ADP-ribose deacetylase, with product MSYPVRTIGATRFEVVTADITKLGVDAIVNAANSSLLGGGGVDGAIHRAAGPDLVMECRMLHGCKTGEAKITKGYRLPARHVIHTVGPVWQGGDRGEPELLASCYRRSIELCHKHLLDSVAFPAISTGIFRFPADRAASIAVATSIAAISEQTSLSQIVFCCFSDQSAELHDHALSEAIASRAGL from the coding sequence CTGAGCTATCCGGTCCGCACCATCGGCGCGACCCGCTTCGAGGTCGTCACCGCCGACATCACCAAGCTCGGCGTTGACGCCATCGTCAACGCCGCGAACTCGTCTTTGCTCGGCGGTGGCGGCGTCGATGGCGCCATCCACCGCGCCGCCGGTCCGGACCTCGTCATGGAGTGCCGCATGCTCCATGGCTGCAAGACCGGCGAGGCCAAGATCACCAAGGGCTACCGGCTGCCGGCGCGCCATGTGATCCACACCGTCGGCCCGGTCTGGCAAGGCGGCGATCGCGGCGAGCCGGAGCTGTTGGCCTCGTGCTATCGGCGCTCGATCGAGCTGTGCCACAAGCATCTCTTGGACTCCGTCGCCTTTCCCGCGATCTCGACCGGGATCTTTCGATTTCCCGCCGATCGCGCCGCGTCCATTGCGGTCGCGACCTCCATCGCGGCCATCAGCGAGCAGACCTCGCTGTCGCAGATCGTGTTCTGCTGCTTCTCCGACCAGAGCGCTGAGCTGCACGACCACGCGCTCAGCGAGGCGATCGCAAGCCGAGCCGGTCTGTAG
- the grxD gene encoding Grx4 family monothiol glutaredoxin, which produces MSIEQFIDNEVKSNDVVLFMKGTPQFPQCGFSGQVVQILDHVGVGYKGLNVLESAELRNGIKTFSNWPTIPQLYVKGEFVGGCDIVREMFQSGELQQLFTDKGIPVGTAASA; this is translated from the coding sequence ATGAGCATCGAGCAATTCATTGACAACGAAGTGAAGTCGAACGACGTCGTCCTGTTCATGAAGGGGACGCCGCAGTTTCCGCAGTGCGGATTTTCCGGGCAGGTCGTGCAGATCCTCGATCATGTCGGCGTCGGCTATAAGGGCCTTAACGTCCTGGAATCGGCCGAGCTGCGCAACGGCATCAAGACGTTCTCCAACTGGCCGACGATTCCGCAGCTGTACGTGAAGGGCGAGTTCGTCGGCGGTTGCGACATCGTGCGTGAGATGTTCCAGAGCGGCGAGCTGCAGCAGCTGTTCACCGACAAGGGCATTCCGGTCGGCACGGCGGCTTCCGCCTGA
- the egtB gene encoding ergothioneine biosynthesis protein EgtB, which yields MTSSASATASLPATAAQTPSSRPLAESLTEAFLAVRGETERRAAPLSAEDQVIQSMPDASPAKWHRAHTTWFFEQFVLGAHCRGYTPFHPDYAFLFNSYYVSAGPRHTRGERGLITRPGVADISAYRRHVDAAMVDFLGRADASTLEAVAPLVEVGLNHEQQHQELMLTDILHAFAQNPTAPAYDPSWRFPVPARGGEDWISLPEGIHTVGHAGDGYHFDNERPAHRALVGPVKLARNLVTNAEWLAFMADGGYRTATLWLMDGFAVASREGWQAPGHWYEVAGEWRMMTLSGLQPVDPDAPVCHVSYYEADAFARWSGKHLPTEMEWEVAARGNQLNDAFGIVWQWTRSAYSPYPGYRAMEGALGEYNGKFMVNQLVLRGSSLATPADHSRITYRNFFYPHHRWQFTGLRLADYV from the coding sequence GTGACCAGTTCAGCCTCCGCCACAGCCTCGCTTCCCGCCACCGCCGCGCAGACCCCGAGCTCCCGTCCCCTGGCCGAGAGCCTGACCGAGGCCTTTTTGGCGGTCCGGGGCGAGACCGAACGCCGAGCCGCGCCGCTCAGCGCAGAGGATCAGGTCATCCAGTCGATGCCGGATGCCAGCCCGGCGAAATGGCATCGCGCCCACACCACTTGGTTCTTCGAGCAATTCGTGCTGGGCGCGCATTGCCGGGGCTACACGCCGTTTCACCCGGACTATGCCTTCCTGTTCAATTCCTATTACGTCAGTGCCGGCCCCCGCCACACGCGGGGCGAGCGCGGACTGATCACCCGCCCTGGTGTCGCCGACATCAGCGCCTATCGCCGCCATGTCGACGCGGCCATGGTCGACTTCCTGGGCCGCGCTGATGCGTCGACCTTGGAGGCCGTCGCCCCGCTCGTGGAGGTCGGGCTCAACCATGAGCAGCAGCATCAGGAGCTGATGCTGACGGACATCCTGCATGCCTTCGCGCAGAATCCGACGGCGCCCGCCTATGATCCCTCATGGCGCTTCCCCGTCCCAGCCCGCGGCGGCGAGGATTGGATCAGCCTTCCCGAGGGCATCCACACCGTCGGTCACGCCGGTGACGGCTACCATTTCGACAATGAGCGACCGGCGCATCGCGCGCTCGTCGGGCCGGTGAAGCTGGCGCGCAACCTCGTCACCAATGCCGAGTGGCTCGCCTTCATGGCCGACGGCGGCTACCGGACCGCCACGTTGTGGCTGATGGACGGCTTCGCCGTAGCCAGCCGCGAAGGCTGGCAGGCGCCGGGCCATTGGTATGAGGTCGCGGGCGAATGGCGCATGATGACGCTCAGCGGGCTGCAGCCGGTCGATCCGGATGCTCCGGTTTGCCACGTCAGCTATTACGAGGCCGACGCATTCGCGCGCTGGTCCGGCAAGCACCTGCCGACCGAGATGGAATGGGAGGTCGCCGCGCGCGGCAACCAGTTGAATGACGCCTTCGGCATCGTCTGGCAGTGGACCCGCAGCGCCTACAGCCCCTATCCCGGCTACCGTGCCATGGAGGGTGCGCTCGGCGAGTACAACGGCAAGTTCATGGTCAATCAGCTGGTGCTGCGCGGCTCGTCGCTTGCCACGCCGGCGGACCACAGCCGCATCACCTACCGCAACTTCTTTTATCCGCATCACCGCTGGCAATTCACGGGGCTGCGTCTCGCCGACTACGTCTAA
- the egtD gene encoding L-histidine N(alpha)-methyltransferase, translating into MNVHVNALVDAHLPDDKTSAFAQDAVAGLSQQPKQLSPKYFYDAAGSDLFEQITRLPEYYPTRTELGILRDRGAEIAAVIPEDAALIEFGAGATTKVRLLLESCRFAAYVPVDISGDFLTAQADSLRRDFPDLAVHPVVADFTTAFKLPEAIAGKPKVGFFPGSTIGNFEPHEACRFLRSAREILGAGALMIVGVDLEKDERVLHAAYNDAAGVTARFNLNLLLRINRELGGNFDLSAFVHRAIYNREQHRIEMHLVARKPQTVRLLGTTISFRAGESIHTENSYKYSIDRFGALARGSGWKVQTVWTDAEKMFSVQAMVADA; encoded by the coding sequence ATGAACGTGCACGTCAACGCTCTGGTCGATGCCCATCTTCCCGACGACAAGACGTCGGCCTTCGCGCAGGATGCGGTCGCGGGCCTCAGCCAGCAGCCCAAGCAGCTGTCACCGAAGTACTTCTATGACGCCGCCGGATCGGATCTGTTCGAACAGATCACGCGGCTGCCGGAATACTATCCGACGCGGACCGAGCTCGGCATTCTCCGAGACCGCGGTGCGGAGATTGCGGCTGTTATCCCCGAGGATGCGGCTCTGATCGAGTTCGGCGCCGGCGCCACGACCAAGGTGCGGCTGCTGCTGGAGAGCTGCCGCTTTGCGGCTTATGTGCCGGTCGATATCTCCGGCGACTTCCTCACTGCGCAGGCCGACAGCCTTCGCCGCGATTTCCCCGATCTCGCGGTCCATCCGGTGGTTGCCGACTTCACCACGGCGTTCAAGCTGCCCGAGGCCATCGCAGGCAAGCCGAAGGTGGGCTTCTTTCCGGGATCGACCATCGGCAATTTCGAGCCGCACGAGGCCTGCCGCTTTCTGCGGTCTGCGCGGGAGATCCTGGGCGCCGGCGCGCTGATGATCGTCGGCGTTGACCTGGAGAAGGACGAGCGCGTGCTGCATGCCGCTTACAATGATGCGGCCGGCGTCACCGCGCGTTTCAATCTCAATCTGCTGCTGCGCATCAACCGCGAGCTCGGCGGCAATTTCGACCTCTCCGCCTTCGTCCACCGCGCGATCTATAATCGCGAGCAGCACCGTATCGAGATGCATCTGGTGGCGCGGAAACCTCAGACAGTTCGCCTGCTCGGCACCACGATCTCCTTCCGTGCCGGCGAAAGCATCCACACCGAGAACAGCTATAAATACAGCATCGACCGCTTCGGGGCGTTGGCTCGCGGCTCAGGCTGGAAGGTGCAGACGGTCTGGACCGATGCCGAGAAGATGTTCTCGGTTCAGGCGATGGTGGCCGACGCGTGA
- a CDS encoding BolA/IbaG family iron-sulfur metabolism protein → MPMDAHVIEQMIKAAIPDAQVTIRDLAGDGDHYAATVISEAFRGKSRVQQHQLVYQSLRGQMGDVLHALALQTGVPDQR, encoded by the coding sequence ATGCCTATGGATGCCCACGTGATCGAGCAGATGATCAAGGCCGCCATTCCCGACGCCCAGGTGACGATTCGTGATCTTGCCGGCGACGGCGACCACTACGCTGCGACCGTCATCTCCGAGGCTTTCCGCGGCAAGTCGCGCGTGCAACAGCATCAGCTCGTCTATCAGTCGCTGCGCGGCCAGATGGGCGACGTCCTGCACGCGCTGGCTCTTCAGACCGGAGTGCCGGACCAGCGCTGA
- a CDS encoding DUF427 domain-containing protein: protein MKIPGPDHPITITPNPRRVRVIADGVIIADTTRALTLKEASYPAVHYVPRADANMAALQKTDRVTHCPYKGDASYFNIAVGGKTLDNAIWSYETPFPAMAEIAGHLAFYPDKVRIEEVAAG, encoded by the coding sequence ATGAAGATTCCAGGGCCGGATCACCCGATCACCATCACCCCAAATCCGAGACGGGTGCGTGTCATCGCCGATGGCGTCATCATCGCCGATACCACGCGCGCACTCACCTTGAAGGAGGCGAGCTACCCGGCGGTCCACTACGTGCCCCGGGCCGATGCCAACATGGCGGCGCTGCAGAAGACGGATCGCGTCACGCATTGTCCCTACAAGGGCGATGCCAGCTATTTCAACATCGCCGTAGGCGGCAAGACGCTGGACAACGCGATCTGGAGCTATGAGACGCCGTTCCCGGCGATGGCCGAGATTGCGGGCCATCTGGCGTTCTATCCCGACAAGGTGCGGATCGAGGAAGTTGCTGCCGGCTGA
- a CDS encoding DUF1328 domain-containing protein encodes MTILKWALLFFLISVVAGVLGFTGISAASADVARILFYIFLVIFLVLLILGLTIFRV; translated from the coding sequence GTGACTATTCTCAAATGGGCGCTGCTGTTTTTCTTGATCTCGGTCGTCGCCGGTGTTCTCGGCTTCACGGGAATCTCGGCGGCTTCCGCAGACGTAGCGCGGATCCTGTTCTACATCTTCCTGGTGATCTTCCTCGTGCTCCTGATTCTCGGCCTGACGATCTTCAGGGTCTAA
- a CDS encoding acyltransferase produces MVISVTQSAAAAKVELQVRPKARARNAALDHARTFLTLVVLLHHAVIPYTYFGHTDPTSFLGFDGIVLATDSFFMAMFFFLSGLFAWSGLAHKSTWQHLRDRLLRLGLPFVIAALTLIPLAYYAIELRANPDASFAAFWWKTVTVGPWPSGPIWFIWVLLAFDASAALLYRISPGLLDPINRLSLRGFEHPRDFFFVFLLITGLLYIPSRLFFGPTHWFEAGPFSVQASRILLYAAYFYVGAGIGAANFERGLLAAEGQMSQRGLGAWIVVTLVPYALLWVLITIKRQVLGNPPELPDWYEGAYGFFFVIFSAAMMFAILSYFLNHRRSEFSVLDRLQADAYGMFLVHYPIVLWIQYGLFDLNLPAVAKATIAFVGSVLLSWGATWVLRQIPGAKNVL; encoded by the coding sequence ATGGTCATATCGGTTACGCAATCGGCGGCGGCCGCGAAGGTGGAGCTTCAGGTCCGGCCAAAGGCACGGGCGCGAAACGCTGCGCTCGATCACGCCCGCACCTTTCTGACACTGGTGGTGCTGCTGCATCACGCCGTGATTCCCTACACCTATTTCGGGCACACCGACCCGACCTCCTTCCTCGGCTTCGACGGCATCGTGCTGGCCACCGACAGCTTCTTCATGGCCATGTTCTTCTTCCTGTCAGGACTGTTCGCGTGGTCCGGCCTTGCGCACAAGTCGACCTGGCAGCACCTGCGCGATCGCCTGCTGCGGCTCGGCCTGCCCTTCGTCATCGCCGCGCTGACGCTGATTCCGCTCGCTTATTATGCGATCGAGCTGCGCGCCAATCCCGACGCCAGCTTCGCCGCCTTCTGGTGGAAGACCGTGACCGTCGGTCCGTGGCCGAGCGGGCCGATCTGGTTCATCTGGGTGCTGCTGGCGTTCGACGCATCGGCGGCCCTGCTCTACCGCATCTCGCCCGGCCTGCTCGATCCGATCAACCGGCTGTCGCTGCGCGGATTCGAGCACCCCCGCGACTTCTTCTTCGTCTTCCTGTTGATCACGGGCCTGCTCTACATCCCGTCGCGGCTGTTCTTCGGACCGACCCATTGGTTCGAAGCCGGCCCCTTCTCGGTGCAGGCCAGCCGTATCCTGCTCTACGCCGCCTATTTCTATGTCGGTGCCGGCATCGGCGCGGCCAATTTCGAGCGCGGCCTGCTAGCCGCCGAGGGGCAGATGTCACAGCGCGGACTCGGCGCCTGGATCGTCGTGACGCTGGTGCCCTACGCGCTGCTGTGGGTGCTGATCACGATCAAGCGTCAGGTGCTCGGCAATCCGCCGGAGCTCCCGGATTGGTATGAGGGAGCCTACGGCTTCTTCTTCGTGATCTTCAGCGCCGCGATGATGTTCGCAATCCTGTCCTACTTCCTCAACCACCGCCGCTCGGAATTCTCCGTGCTCGACCGGCTGCAGGCCGACGCCTACGGCATGTTCCTGGTGCACTATCCGATCGTGCTGTGGATCCAGTACGGGCTGTTCGACCTCAACCTGCCGGCCGTCGCCAAGGCGACGATCGCCTTCGTTGGTAGCGTGCTGCTGAGTTGGGGGGCGACTTGGGTGCTGAGGCAGATTCCGGGCGCGAAGAACGTGCTTTAA
- the purL gene encoding phosphoribosylformylglycinamidine synthase subunit PurL, which translates to MRNEPQITPELVAAHGLKPDEYERILKLIGREPTFTELGIFSAMWNEHCSYKSSRIHLKGLPTKAPWVIQGPGENAGVIDIGDGQAVVFKMESHNHPSYIEPYQGATTGVGGILRDVFTMGARPIACLNALSFGAPEHPKTRHLVSGVVAGIGGYGNSFGVPTVGGQTRFHTRYDGNILVNAMAVGLADADKIFYAAASGVNMPIVYLGSKTGRDGIHGASMASAEFDDSSEEKRPTVQVGDPFAEKLLLEACLEIMAADCVIAIQDMGAAGLTCSAVEMGAKGDLGVDLDLDSVPTRETGMSAYEMMLSESQERMLMVLKPEKEKEAEAIFRKWGLDFAVVGYTTPSKRFVVKHGGGVMADLPIKELGDEAPLYDRPHVPSPALPVIHAREVKPPMDIIPALEKLIATPDLCSKRWIWEQYDHVILGNTVQRPGGDAAVVRVQDGPKGLALTVDVTPRYCEADPFEGGKQAVAEAWRNITAVGGRPLAITDNLNFGNPERPEIMGQFVGCLKGISEACRALDFPVVSGNVSLYNETNGRAILPTPSIGGVGLLDDFTKSASIAFKAEGEAILLIGETHGWLGQSVYLRDVCGREEGAPPPVDLSAEKRIGDVVRGMIHAGTATAAHDLSDGGLLVALAEMAMASGIGARLLASPASIVPHAYWFGEDQARYLVTVPETEAGRVLAKMRGANVPCTRIGTTGGRALAIAGEASVEVATLKTRFEGWLPSYMGGSAA; encoded by the coding sequence ATGCGCAATGAACCGCAGATCACCCCCGAGCTCGTCGCCGCCCACGGCCTGAAGCCCGACGAATATGAGCGCATCCTGAAGCTGATCGGCCGGGAGCCGACCTTCACCGAGCTCGGCATCTTCTCGGCGATGTGGAACGAGCATTGCTCGTACAAGTCGTCGCGCATCCATCTCAAGGGGTTGCCGACCAAGGCGCCGTGGGTGATCCAGGGCCCGGGCGAGAATGCCGGCGTGATCGACATCGGCGACGGCCAGGCCGTCGTGTTCAAGATGGAGAGCCACAACCATCCGAGCTACATCGAGCCGTACCAGGGTGCCACCACGGGCGTGGGCGGCATCCTGCGCGACGTCTTCACCATGGGCGCGCGCCCGATCGCCTGCCTGAACGCGCTGTCGTTCGGCGCCCCGGAGCATCCCAAGACCAGGCATCTGGTGTCCGGCGTCGTCGCCGGCATCGGCGGCTACGGCAACTCTTTCGGCGTGCCCACGGTGGGCGGCCAGACCCGCTTCCATACCCGCTACGACGGCAACATCCTGGTCAACGCCATGGCGGTCGGCCTCGCCGACGCCGACAAGATCTTCTATGCGGCGGCCTCCGGCGTGAACATGCCGATCGTCTATCTCGGCTCCAAGACCGGCCGCGACGGCATCCACGGCGCCTCGATGGCTTCGGCCGAGTTCGACGACAGCTCGGAAGAGAAGCGCCCGACCGTGCAGGTCGGCGATCCCTTCGCCGAGAAGCTGCTGCTTGAAGCGTGCCTCGAGATCATGGCGGCCGATTGCGTGATCGCGATCCAGGACATGGGCGCGGCCGGCCTGACCTGCTCGGCGGTCGAGATGGGCGCCAAGGGCGACCTCGGCGTCGATCTCGATCTCGACTCTGTGCCGACCCGCGAGACCGGCATGAGCGCCTACGAGATGATGCTCTCGGAAAGCCAGGAGCGCATGCTCATGGTCCTCAAGCCGGAGAAGGAGAAGGAAGCCGAGGCGATCTTCCGCAAATGGGGCCTCGATTTCGCCGTGGTCGGCTACACCACGCCGAGCAAGCGCTTCGTGGTGAAGCACGGCGGCGGCGTCATGGCCGACCTGCCGATCAAGGAGCTCGGCGACGAGGCGCCGCTCTATGACCGTCCGCATGTCCCGTCACCCGCGCTGCCGGTGATCCATGCCCGCGAGGTCAAGCCGCCGATGGACATCATCCCGGCATTGGAGAAGCTGATCGCGACGCCGGACCTGTGCTCCAAGCGCTGGATCTGGGAGCAGTACGACCACGTCATTCTCGGCAACACCGTGCAGCGCCCCGGCGGCGATGCCGCGGTGGTGCGCGTGCAGGATGGGCCGAAGGGCCTGGCGCTGACCGTCGACGTCACGCCGCGCTATTGCGAGGCGGATCCGTTCGAGGGCGGCAAGCAGGCGGTGGCGGAGGCCTGGCGTAACATCACTGCCGTCGGCGGCCGGCCGCTCGCGATCACCGACAATCTCAATTTCGGCAATCCGGAGCGGCCCGAGATCATGGGCCAGTTCGTCGGCTGCCTGAAGGGCATCTCGGAGGCCTGCCGCGCGCTCGACTTCCCGGTCGTCTCCGGCAACGTCTCGCTCTATAACGAGACCAACGGCCGGGCCATCCTGCCGACGCCCTCGATCGGCGGCGTCGGCCTGCTCGATGACTTCACCAAGTCGGCCAGCATCGCCTTCAAGGCCGAGGGCGAGGCCATCCTGCTGATCGGCGAGACCCACGGCTGGCTCGGCCAGTCGGTCTACCTGCGCGACGTCTGCGGCCGCGAGGAGGGCGCTCCGCCGCCGGTCGATCTCTCCGCCGAGAAGCGCATCGGCGATGTGGTGCGCGGCATGATCCATGCGGGTACGGCGACGGCCGCGCACGATCTCTCCGACGGCGGCCTGCTGGTCGCGCTCGCCGAGATGGCGATGGCCTCCGGCATCGGCGCGCGCCTGCTGGCTTCACCTGCCTCCATCGTGCCGCACGCCTATTGGTTCGGCGAGGACCAGGCGCGCTATCTCGTGACCGTGCCGGAGACCGAGGCCGGCCGCGTCCTCGCCAAGATGCGCGGCGCCAACGTGCCATGCACCCGCATCGGCACCACCGGCGGCAGAGCGCTGGCGATCGCCGGCGAAGCCTCGGTCGAGGTCGCCACGCTCAAGACTCGGTTCGAAGGTTGGCTGCCGAGCTACATGGGCGGTAGCGCCGCATAA